A single Acidobacteriota bacterium DNA region contains:
- a CDS encoding NADH-quinone oxidoreductase subunit J produces MADALVFWLLAALILGLGIGVVSARSAVHSVLFLVMNFLLVGVLYVTLAAEYVAVIQVLVYAGGIVVLYLFVVMLVNLKKEPERYSDPRRAARTGLILAGAVLAELVGIAVVVAYRGMGASAASGGLGSDTPFATGNTEQLGWVLYTNYLIPFELASMLLLVAMIGAIVLSKRHLGEMRGADEGSGE; encoded by the coding sequence ATGGCTGACGCGCTGGTCTTCTGGCTGCTCGCGGCGTTGATTCTCGGCTTGGGGATCGGGGTGGTTTCCGCCCGGAGCGCGGTCCACAGCGTGCTGTTCCTGGTGATGAACTTCCTCCTCGTGGGGGTCCTCTACGTGACGCTCGCGGCGGAGTACGTGGCGGTGATCCAGGTGCTGGTGTACGCCGGCGGGATCGTCGTTCTCTACCTGTTCGTCGTCATGCTCGTCAACCTGAAGAAGGAGCCGGAGCGCTACTCCGACCCGCGGCGCGCCGCCCGTACCGGCCTGATCCTGGCCGGCGCGGTACTGGCCGAGCTGGTCGGCATCGCGGTGGTGGTGGCCTATCGGGGGATGGGAGCGTCGGCGGCGTCGGGCGGTCTCGGCTCCGACACGCCGTTCGCAACCGGCAACACCGAGCAGCTCGGCTGGGTGCTCTACACCAACTACCTGATTCCGTTCGAGCTGGCGTCGATGCTGCTGCTCGTGGCGATGATCGGAGCCATCGTGCTCTCGAAGCGCCACCTCGGCGAGATGCGGGGAGCGGACGAGGGGAGCGGAGAATAG
- the nuoH gene encoding NADH-quinone oxidoreductase subunit NuoH: MNFLESVVVPLLKIAVLLNAVLVAVTFLVLMERKVIAWAQSRLGPMRVGPYGILQAIADPIKLILKEDITPRKVDRYVFTLAPILSLVPALVVFSVVPFGPDPLYYISDVNIGLLFIIAVTSIGVYGIILGGWASNSKYPLLASLRASAQLISYEIAVVMTLVSVVLTTGTLNLVDIVEAQRDGGLWFAFIQPVALVLVFIGGLAETNRAPFDLPEAETELTGGFHTEYSGMRFALFFLAEYANIIVISAIVVIMFFGGWLRPFPSIEALAFLDFVPPWIWFTGKVFLSLYVFIWIRATLPRFRYDQLMALGWKVLIPVAIANLVVTGVLKVLL, translated from the coding sequence ATGAACTTCCTCGAGAGCGTCGTCGTCCCGTTGCTCAAGATCGCCGTGCTGCTGAACGCGGTGCTGGTCGCGGTCACCTTCCTGGTGCTGATGGAGCGGAAGGTGATCGCCTGGGCGCAGTCGCGGCTCGGTCCGATGCGCGTCGGGCCGTACGGCATCCTGCAGGCGATCGCCGACCCGATCAAGCTGATCCTCAAGGAGGACATCACCCCGCGGAAGGTGGATCGCTACGTCTTCACCCTGGCCCCGATCCTGAGTCTGGTGCCCGCGCTGGTGGTGTTCTCGGTGGTGCCGTTCGGGCCGGACCCGCTCTACTACATCAGTGACGTCAACATCGGCCTGCTGTTCATCATCGCGGTGACGTCGATCGGCGTCTACGGGATCATCCTGGGCGGCTGGGCGTCGAATTCCAAGTACCCGCTGCTGGCCAGCCTGCGGGCCTCGGCGCAGCTCATCAGCTACGAGATCGCGGTGGTGATGACGCTCGTGAGCGTGGTCCTGACCACGGGCACGCTCAACCTCGTCGACATCGTCGAGGCGCAGCGCGACGGCGGGCTGTGGTTCGCCTTCATCCAGCCGGTGGCCCTGGTGCTGGTCTTCATCGGCGGCCTCGCCGAGACCAACCGCGCGCCGTTCGACCTGCCGGAGGCGGAGACGGAACTGACCGGCGGGTTCCACACCGAGTACAGCGGGATGCGGTTCGCGCTCTTCTTCCTGGCGGAATACGCCAACATCATCGTCATCTCCGCGATCGTGGTCATCATGTTCTTCGGGGGCTGGCTCCGGCCGTTTCCCAGCATCGAGGCGCTGGCCTTCCTCGACTTCGTGCCCCCCTGGATCTGGTTCACCGGGAAAGTCTTCCTTTCCCTCTACGTCTTCATCTGGATCCGGGCTACGCTTCCGCGCTTCCGCTACGACCAGTTGATGGCGCTCGGCTGGAAAGTGCTGATCCCGGTGGCGATCGCCAACCTGGTGGTGACCGGCGTGCTGAAGGTACTGCTGTAG